In Zingiber officinale cultivar Zhangliang chromosome 8B, Zo_v1.1, whole genome shotgun sequence, a single genomic region encodes these proteins:
- the LOC122013853 gene encoding uncharacterized protein LOC122013853, whose product MSHYNATVSSRYICNAALKRLNAFKRSWGGPGRAHPMCSYQSLPAEYWQNMSHPYFTSSVVHGYGTPHTIGLSFTPSMSNEFATLTFVPETQLSDRESSIEVVNLEKAVSNAEGTRKRSSWTKVEDEVLARSFVTISDDPIIGNDQKADAFWGRVASYYNENLSLGSNTRSANVIRSH is encoded by the exons ATGTCGCATTATAACGCAACTGTTTCATCACGTTACATCTGCAACGCGGCGTTAAAGCGCTTGAACGCGTTCAAGCGTTCTTGGGGTGGGCCAGGGCGGGCCCACCCCATGT GTTCATATCAATCGCTTCCAGCCGAATATTGGCAAAACATGAGTCATCCGTATTTCACGTCGTCGGTTGTTCATGGATATGGTACCCCGCATACAATTGGTTTGTCTTTCACTCCTTCGATGTCGAATGAATTTGCAACTCTGACTTTTGTCCCGGAGACTCAACTTTCCGACCGTGAATCCTCAATTGAGGTGGTCAATTTAGAAAAGGCGGTTTCAAATGCTGAGGGTACAAGAAAGCGTTCAAGTTGGACAAAGGTTGAAGACGAGGTCTTAGCGAGAAGTTTTGTCACTATCAGTGATGATCCAATAATCGGCAATGATCAAAAGGCGGATGCTTTTTGGGGGCGGGTTGCAAGCTACTATAATGAGAATCTTTCCCTAGGTTCAAACACCAGAAGTGCAAATGTTATACGGTCACATTGA
- the LOC122016617 gene encoding mitochondrial import inner membrane translocase subunit Tim13-like, with protein MDSSMSPSSSSGSSSRPCPEAMMERLKSQLEVAYAEEFLQNVEKKCYLKCITKPGTSMSGSDSSCISRCVDRYIEATGIVSRALFRNPH; from the exons ATGGACTCCTCCATGTCTCCCTCTTCTTCCAGCGGTTCCTCTTCCCGTCCGTGTCCGGAAGCGATGATGGAGCGGCTCAAATCCCAGCTCGAGGTAGCGTACGCCGAGGAGTTCCTTCAG AATGTGGAAAAGAAGTGCTACCTGAAGTGCATAACAAAACCTGGAACAAGCATGAGTGGGAGTGACAGCAGTTGCATCTCTAGGTGCGTGGATCGGTACATCGAGGCCACTGGTATCGTCAGCCGAGCTCTTTTCCGCAATCCACACTAG